The uncultured Campylobacter sp. genome includes the window AAGTACGCGAGATTGTATAAAAATATGCTCTTTTTATCCGTCTCTTTTTTGTAAAACAGCACAGACAGCATATTCGTAAAAAGGATAAAATAGATGCCCAAATAGCTAAAAATGCTTTCGCTATAGGGTTTCATATGATAAGAGACCAGATAGTCCGTGTAGATATTAGCAGGGATGTGATTGTAAATAAATTCCGCAACTATCTGAATAATCCCGATCCTATTAAATACAAAAAGTAGCATAAATATAAAAATCATCAAAGTGGTTTTATAGTGCTTTTTAAATAAATTAAATATCAAAAATAGAGGTATTATAATGATAATAGTCGGATGAAAAAGCGCCCCTATGACAGTAAGCACAAAAGATTTTAAAATTTTACGCTCATAGTATAAAATAAAAACTATCGGTATAAGGGTCGTAGCGATAACCGATCTAAGGGCATTGAATGACATGGCGAAAAATGACAATGTAAATAGAATATATGTAATAATTTGAAGCTTGTCGTCAAAATAATAAAATTTTTTATAAGTTTTGACCATATAATTCAAAGCAATAGTTTGTATTAAAGACCAAATGACAAAAAGTAATCCATAATTAATAGTTAAAGGGTTTAAATATTTTATCAAAAGATACATAATTATCCCTTTGTACAGGGAATATAATCTTTCTGTTTCTAAAAATAAAAATTTATACATTATATAATCGGTCCCGTAATTATCCTGGAACGCTACTAAAATAAAAAATATAGATAAAAAAGCGTAATATAGCAACGGTCGGATTTCTCTGTGTCTTATAGAAAAACCATATGTTAAAGCGGCGAAAAAATAAAATATAAAAATTGCGTATAAAGTGTGCATATTTTAACTCATTGTCTATTTAGAGATATTTTTTCTAACCCAAAGAGCTATCTCTCTAAATTTTAGATAGGCTTTTAATCCCAATAAATTATATATAATAACCCCGATCCTATCCTGCGTCTTAGAATTTTTATCTTTCAGCGCGATCGCGGAATTGTTTTTTATTATCTTATCCATTTTTAT containing:
- a CDS encoding EpsG family protein encodes the protein MHTLYAIFIFYFFAALTYGFSIRHREIRPLLYYAFLSIFFILVAFQDNYGTDYIMYKFLFLETERLYSLYKGIIMYLLIKYLNPLTINYGLLFVIWSLIQTIALNYMVKTYKKFYYFDDKLQIITYILFTLSFFAMSFNALRSVIATTLIPIVFILYYERKILKSFVLTVIGALFHPTIIIIIPLFLIFNLFKKHYKTTLMIFIFMLLFVFNRIGIIQIVAEFIYNHIPANIYTDYLVSYHMKPYSESIFSYLGIYFILFTNMLSVLFYKKETDKKSIFLYNLAYFAALLRILFYGIPILGRVYLLFSVFEFFIPYVLFKNLNTKKTFYLGYFILIAFFITVIKYLLFNNRISF